From one Rosa rugosa chromosome 4, drRosRugo1.1, whole genome shotgun sequence genomic stretch:
- the LOC133745034 gene encoding basic leucine zipper 43-like, giving the protein MDPNESKPHHYLANQTIPSQLLSTISHTQIFPMSQFNDLSPYTYTGFDKTAAAEQSLNHERRLKRLTSNRESARRSRMRKKKQIQELQHEVEQLYVANNQLSGKLIQMLEVNQQILQGNAQLKERVSSLQVTFADLIDVTF; this is encoded by the coding sequence ATGGATCCAAATGAATCAAAGCCACACCACTACTTAGCTAATCAAACTATTCCATCTCAACTCCTCTCCACAATTTCTCATACTCAGATTTTCCCCATGTCACAATTCAATGACTTGTCACCATACACCTACACTGGTTTTGATAAAACTGCCGCAGCGGAGCAAAGCCTTAACCATGAAAGAAGGCTCAAGAGACTGACTTCCAACAGGGAATCTGCACGAAGGTCGCGAATGCGTAAGAAGAAGCAGATTCAAGAGCTCCAGCATGAGGTGGAGCAGCTCTATGTTGCAAATAATCAGCTATCTGGGAAGCTTATCCAAATGTTAGAGGTAAACCAGCAGATTCTTCAGGGGAATGCTCAGCTAAAAGAGAGAGTTTCTTCCCTTCAAGTCACCTTTGCTGATCTCATTGATGTAACCTTTTAA
- the LOC133743283 gene encoding uncharacterized protein LOC133743283 yields MAEVTYLQIHDLEENPAFESLPYWSSNDFDLYISSDPVFPPAQFITVHEEDDEDFDGEDDIFSQYHSTIHAERNNRDDDVVSEPNSISNTDDLSSDRENQVSFVMDLFQQRVEQSQVTARSVVVSGDSDFGVVEGNCDMDDGLDLDLSLGLDFRNCFDDPDEDDFFVGRRVSGSESGEATSSVGRVEPFESCVRLVGFGSESDEDDNGVIGLDLHSEEEYGEDHVHGDFDDETGVPLCWDSLRLEEQRESNEEFEWEEVDGRVEEVFGMLVDPDNEEEAGSVSVSLSAMAAPEEEVSVERVEALGNLEWEVLLNSRNWEPNQELDHDAEHFPGDHDDYIYTAEYDMLFGQFSENENVVMGRPPAANSFVETLPSVVVTQEDVEKGNALCAVCKDDITLGEQGKKLPCAHRYHGDCIVPWLRIRNTCPVCRYELPTDDAAYERGRSQRTAHGLNFGQI; encoded by the coding sequence ATGGCGGAAGTCACCTACCTTCAAATCCACGACCTTGAAGAAAACCCAGCCTTCGAATCCCTCCCCTACTGGTCCTCCAACGACTTCGACCTCTACATCTCCTCCGATCCCGTTTTCCCGCCGGCCCAGTTCATCACCGTCCACGAAGAAGACGACGAAGACTTCGACGGCGAAGACGACATCTTTTCCCAGTACCATTCCACAATCCACGCCGAGCGGAACAACCGCGACGACGACGTCGTTTCGGAGCCCAATTCCATTTCCAACACCGACGACTTGTCGTCGGACCGCGAGAACCAGGTCAGTTTCGTCATGGATCTGTTCCAGCAGCGCGTCGAGCAGTCTCAGGTAACGGCCCGTTCCGTTGTGGTCTCCGGCGACTCCGATTTTGGGGTTGTGGAGGGGAACTGCGATATGGATGATGGGTTGGATCTGGATTTGAGTTTAGGGTTAGATTTTAGGAATTGTTTTGATGATCCTGATGAAGATGACTTCTTTGTGGGAAGGAGGGTTTCCGGGTCGGAATCCGGTGAGGCGACGTCTTCTGTAGGTAGGGTGGAGCCGTTTGAGAGCTGCGTGAGGCTCGTTGGGTTTGGATCCGAGTCTGATGAGGATGATAATGGGGTTATTGGGCTTGATTTGCATTCGGAGGAGGAGTATGGTGAGGACCATGTTCATGGTGATTTCGATGACGAAACGGGGGTTCCTCTGTGCTGGGATTCGCTTCGATTGGAGGAGCAGAGGGAGAGTAATGAGGAGTTTGAGTGGGAAGAAGTTGATGGTAGGGTGGAAGAGGTTTTCGGAATGTTGGTTGATCCTGATAATGAGGAGGAAGCGGGGTCTGTTTCGGTTTCTCTCTCGGCAATGGCTGCTCCTGAGGAGGAAGTGAGTGTGGAGAGAGTTGAAGCTCTGGGGAATTTGGAATGGGAAGTGTTGTTGAATTCCCGCAATTGGGAGCCGAATCAGGAGCTGGACCATGACGCTGAACATTTCCCTGGTGATCACGATGACTACATCTACACTGCCGAATATGATATGTTGTTTGGGCAGTTTTCCGAGAATGAGAATGTGGTGATGGGCAGGCCTCCGGCTGCTAATTCTTTTGTCGAGACTCTTCCTTCAGTGGTTGTGACTCAGGAGGATGTGGAGAAGGGTAATGCACTCTGTGCGGTATGCAAGGATGATATTACTCTCGGGGAACAAGGAAAGAAGCTGCCTTGTGCACATAGGTACCATGGCGATTGCATTGTGCCCTGGCTGCGCATTAGGAATACCTGTCCAGTTTGTCGATATGAGTTACCTACCGATGATGCTGCTTATGAGCGTGGGAGGAGCCAGAGGACAGCTCATGGACTGAACTTTGGGCAGATATGA
- the LOC133745517 gene encoding protein ENHANCER OF LHP1 1 yields the protein MKVRQVKLREIHKSASSAGKPSFCSVVWDQQGFHSVTASSSDASIAVHNALLSTCPPKLLRNHRDGVTALAMSPNATCLASGSVDHSVKLYKFPSGEFETNITRFTLPIRALAFNKSGTLLAAAGDDDGIKLINTVDGTISKVLKAHKGPVTGLGFDPQSEYMASIDSTGTVVYWELQSGSTLHTLKSVAPNSGLDLSVLNVLSWSPDGRMLAVPGVRNDVVVYDKDTAEKLFTLRGEHTQSICALAWSPNGKYLATSGLDKQVLIWDVDRKQDIGRHKFDERITCLAWKPIDNVLAVIDCMGRYGVWEAVIPSSMKSPTEDVPNQSNNGLLLFDEDEDEGQDISTSGSLSDLGEDTYEESKPPSRKRLSKQSDSLRDLDEDDNDDFGLSPKVESHKKARRNHSESTDNGNEGLRSRLSSARPKMQEAFQPGATPVQPGKRRFLCYNMLGAITTIEYDGYSHIEIDFHDTSRGPRVPSMTDHFGFTMASLNENGSVFANPCKGEKNMSTLMYRPFSSWANNSEWSMRLEGEEVKVVALGTTWVAAITSLNLIRIFTIGGLQRHVLSLDGPVVTASGFMDELAIVTHASDSLPSNEQVLEFRVLNINNSSQPLRGRLPLTPGSSLTWFGFSEEGKLSSYDSKGVLRVFTSEYGGSWFPLFSASKDKKSDENYWVIGLNARQLFCIVCKSPELYPQVLPKPVLTLLNFSIPLASSDLGAEALENAFILNDMHLVQIQKQIEEMDAAGLDTSSLDDEAFKLETAQDQCILRLIGSCCHGDKLVRATELVKHLSLEKSVRGAIKIVTSLKLPNLAERFNSILEERLLNDSKEPLQTTVPNPNYNASSSTEKSKLSGNDIPLPAPKLSAPTFLKKAKTQEANVGTAKTQEKQTDLEKSTTTERETAGAEVNNAAGDMKKVGEMPKAQQSHRPSNPFLKRSNSQDIEKKEEVDQVKAHRPSNPFFKKSVK from the exons ATGAAGGTCCGGCAAGTGAAACTCCGCGAGATCCACAAATCGGCGAGCAGCGCCGGAAAGCCGTCCTTCTGCTCCGTCGTGTGGGACCAGCAAGGCTTCCATTCCGTCACCGCCTCCTCCTCCGACGCCTCAATCGCCGTCCACAACGCTCTACTCTCCACATGTCCGCCGAAGCTCCTCCGCAACCACCGCGACGGCGTCACGGCGCTCGCTATGAGCCCCAACGCCACCTGCCTCGCCTCCGGCTCCGTCGACCACTCCGTCAAGCTCTACAAGTTTCCTA GTGGAGAGTTTGAGACTAATATTACCAGATTCACGCTGCCAATACGTGCCCTTGCGTTCAATAAGTCAGGGACACTCTTGGCCGCTGCTGGTGATGATGATGGCATTAAACTTATTAACACAGTAGACGGTACAATTTCAAAGGTTCTCAAAGCACACAAAGGACCTGTAACCGGCTTAGGTTTTGATCCCCAAAGTGAATACATGGCATCCATCGATTCAACTGGGACTGTAGTATACTGGGAACTCCAATCTGGAAGCACATTGCACACCCTTAAAAGCGTAGCTCCTAACTCTGGTTTAGACCTTTCTGTGTTGAATGTACTGAGCTGGAGTCCTGATGGACGGATGTTAGCTGTTCCAGGAGTGAGAAATGATGTTGTGGTGTATGATAAAGACACTGCTGAGAAGCTCTTTACATTGAGAGGTGAACATACACAGTCTATTTGTGCCTTGGCTTGGTCTCCTAATGGAAAATACTTGGCTACCTCTGGCTTGGATAAGCAGGTTCTCATCTGGGATGTTGATCGGAAGCAGGATATTGGCAGGCATAAATTTGATGAGAGGATAACTTGCTTGGCGTGGAAGCCAATTGACAATGTCCTAGCTGTAATTGATTGTATGGGCAGGTATGGTGTGTGGGAAGCAGTGATTCCTTCATCAATGAAATCTCCCACTGAAGATGTTCCGAATCAATCTAATAATGGTCTACTTTTGTTTGATGAAGACGAAGACGAGGGTCAGGATATTAGTACATCTGGTAGTTTAAGTGATCTTGGTGAAGATACATATGAGGAGTCTAAGCCACCTAGCCGGAAAAGACTAAGCAAGCAGTCTGACTCTCTGAGAGATTTAGATGAGGATGATAATGATGACTTTGGTCTGTCCCCTAAAGTTGAATCCCATAAAAAAGCACGTCGGAATCATAGTGAAAGCACTGACAATGGGAATGAGGGATTAAGAAGCAGACTGTCATCTGCCAGGCCAAAAATGCAGGAGGCATTTCAGCCAGGGGCCACTCCTGTGCAGCCTGGAAAAAGGCGCTTTTTGTGCTACAACATGCTTGGAGCTATAACTACGATTGAATACGATGGGTACTCCCATATTGAG ATAGATTTTCATGATACAAGCCGAGGTCCACGAGTTCCATCAATGACAGACCATTTTGGTTTTACAATGGCTTCACTGAATGAGAATGGAAGTGTTTTTGCAAATCCCTGCAAGGGTGAAAAGAACATGAGCACTCTCATGTATCGCCCATTTAGTAGCTGGGCAAACAATAGCGAG TGGTCTATGCGATTGGAAGGGGAAGAAGTGAAGGTTGTGGCACTTGGTACAACTTGGGTGGCAGCAATTACTAGTCTTAACTTGATCCGCATCTTCACCATTGGTGGTTTGCAG AGACATGTTCTCTCCCTCGATGGACCTGTGGTGACTGCATCAGGCTTCATGGATGAGCTTGCCATTGTCACTCATGCTTCAGACAGTCTTCCCTCAAATGAACAG GTGCTTGAATTTAGGGTACTTAACATAAATAATAGTAGCCAGCCTCTTAGAGGACGTCTGCCTCTGACTCCTGGTTCAAGTTTAACATGGTTTGGCTTTAGTGAAGAAGGGAAATTAAGCTCCTATGACTCCAAG GGTGTGCTGAGAGTTTTTACAAGTGAATATGGTGGCAGTTGGTTCCCGCTCTTCAG TGCTAGTAAAGACAAGAAGTCAGATGAAAACTATTGGGTGATCGGTTTGAATGCAAGACAACTATTTTGTATAGTTTGCAAAAGCCCCGAGTTATATCCACAG GTGTTGCCCAAACCAGTGCTCACTCTACTAAATTtttcaattcctcttgcatccTCTGATCTAGGAGCAGAAGCCCTTGAAAATGCATTTATACTAAACGACATGCATCTCGTACAG ATTCAAAAGCAAATAGAAGAAATGGATGCTGCAGGTTTAGACACCAGTTCACTTGATGATGAAGCTTTTAAATTGGAAACAGCTCAAGATCAATGTATATTGAGGCTTATTGGATCCTGCTGCCATG GAGATAAGCTTGTGAGGGCTACTGAACTTGTGAAGCATCTATCCCTGGAAAAATCAGTTAGGGGTGCAATTAAGATTGTTACTTCTCTGAAGCTACCTAACTTGGCTGAAAGGTTCAATAGCATATTGGAG GAAAGGTTGCTCAATGATAGTAAAGAACCATTGCAAACAACTGTCCCAAACCCAAACTACAATGCATCATCCTCTACCGAGAAAAGCAAGTTATCAGGGAATGATATTCCATTACCAGCACCAAAATTGTCAGCTCCTACGTTTCTAAAGAAAGCCAAAACACAAGAAGCTAATGTTGGAACAGCGAAAACACAAGAAAAACAAACTGATCTTGAGAAGTCGACGACGACTGAGAGGGAAACTGCTGGTGCAGAGGTGAATAATGCAGCAGGTGACATGAAGAAGGTAGGGGAAATGCCTAAGGCACAACAGTCACATCGCCCGTCTAATCCATTTCTAAAGCGATCAAACAGTCAAGACAtagagaagaaggaagaagtaGATCAGGTGAAAGCTCACCGCCCATCGAATCCGTTCTTCAAGAAATCGGTCAAGTGA
- the LOC133742825 gene encoding uncharacterized protein LOC133742825: MVSLSFNIITFLVLMALPLLHVTQSASTADMSEVPASGDHETIKPVVVPRMGTLNMNQQETYEVSNRRFLGRKMMFKRILGTVKEEAGYLNGGQSSKSTATSSGSAHPVKNSINIDVRPQRLRNISRGRPHTHRRVKVKIAGNFIPLNADYHVPRPHPPKNN, encoded by the exons ATGGTGTCTTTAAGCTTCAATATTATCACCTTTCTAGTACTAATGGCGCTCCCCCTGCTACATGTAACTCAGTCAGCTAGCACTGCAG ATATGAGTGAAGTACCGGCTTCTGGTGATCATGAAACTATTAAACCAGTAGTTGTGCCAAGAATGGGCACCCTGAATATGAATCAACAG GAAACCTATGAAGTTTCAAACAGGAGATTTCTTGGGAGGAAGATGATGTTTAAAAGGATTTTGGGAACGGTAAAAGAGGAAGCAGGATACTTAAATGGAGGACAATCTTCCAAGAGTACTGCTACTTCATCAGGTTCTGCGCATCCTGTCAAAAACAGTATCAATATCGATGTACGACCACAAAGATTGAGAAACATTAGTAGAGGACGTCCTCATACTCATCGCCGTGTGAAGGTGAAAATAGCTGGTAACTTTATACCTTTGAATGCTGATTATCATGTTCCGAGACCTCACCCGCCCAAGAATAACTAA
- the LOC133707274 gene encoding UDP-glycosyltransferase 89B2 has protein sequence MTTTAKVHVLVFPYPAQGHMLPLLDLTHQLATRGVSITILVTPKNLPILNPILSKHPSIKTLVLPFPPHPSIPPGFENVKDLPIHAFVSMMCALHDLHRPIVEWFRSHPDPPSAIISDMFLGWTHHLAQELGIKRFEFSPSGALALSVIYGLWRNMPKKDDPNDESQVVSFPEVPNCPKYPWWQLSTVYRSYVAGDPVSEFIKEGFWGNMESWGLVVNSFTELERVYLEYLRKDLGHDRVWAVGPLLPPENDDPSGPVQRGGSGSVSVEEIKSWLDAREDRTVVYVCFGSQAVLTNDQVRELALGMENSGVHFVLCVKEPTKGGHVEGGDCAMPQGFEDRVAGRGLVIRGWAPQVVILKHRAVGAFLTHCGWNSVLEGVVAGVALLCWPMGADQFSNATLLVEQLKVGIRVCEGARTVPDANALARAVADSVSEKHVGIRERVKALREAALETVREGGSSVKELDGLVDQINQR, from the coding sequence ATGACCACCACCGCCAAAGTCCACGTCCTGGTGTTCCCCTACCCTGCACAAGGTCACATGCTCCCTCTCCTCGATCTAACCCACCAACTCGCCACCCGCGGCGTCTCCATCACCATCCTCGTCACCCCCAAAAACCTCCCCATCCTCAACCCCATCCTCTCCAAACACCCCTCAATCAAAACCCTAGTTCTCCCTTTCCCTCCCCACCCCTCCATCCCTCCCGGCTTCGAAAACGTAAAAGACCTCCCCATCCACGCCTTCGTTTCCATGATGTGCGCCTTGCATGATCTCCACCGCCCCATAGTCGAGTGGTTCAGGTCCCACCCCGACCCTCCCTCCGCAATCATCTCCGACATGTTCCTCGGCTGGACCCACCACCTCGCTCAAGAACTCGGGATTAAAAGGTTTGAGTTCTCGCCGTCCGGGGCGCTCGCGCTCTCCGTTATTTACGGTCTGTGGCGGAACATGCCTAAAAAAGACGACCCTAATGATGAGAGCCAGGTGGTCTCGTTCCCGGAGGTTCCGAATTGTCCGAAATACCCCTGGTGGCAGCTCTCCACCGTGTACAGGTCGTACGTGGCGGGAGACCCGGTTTCGGAATTTATCAAAGAAGGGTTTTGGGGGAATATGGAGAGCTGGGGGCTGGTGGTGAACTCGTTCACCGAGCTGGAGCGAGTTTATTTGGAGTATTTGAGGAAGGATTTGGGGCACGATCGGGTTTGGGCCGTCGGGCCGTTGCTCCCTCCGGAAAATGATGACCCGTCAGGGCCCGTACAGAGGGGCGGGTCCGGTTCGGTTTCGGTGGAGGAGATAAAGTCGTGGCTGGACGCGCGGGAGGATCGGACGGTGGTTTACGTTTGCTTTGGGAGTCAGGCGGTGTTGACCAACGATCAGGTGAGGGAGCTGGCGTTGGGGATGGAGAATAGTGGGGTCCATTTCGTCTTGTGTGTGAAGGAGCCCACCAAGGGAGGACACGTGGAGGGTGGGGATTGCGCGATGCCGCAAGGGTTTGAAGATCGAGTAGCGGGAAGGGGGCTCGTAATCCGAGGGTGGGCGCCTCAAGTGGTGATTTTGAAGCACAGGGCCGTCGGTGCATTCCTGACACATTGCGGGTGGAACTCTGTGCTCGAGGGGGTCGTGGCGGGCGTGGCGTTGCTGTGTTGGCCGATGGGGGCGGACCAATTTAGCAACGCCACATTGTTGGTGGAACAATTAAAAGTAGGGATTAGGGTTTGCGAGGGTGCACGGACTGTGCCCGACGCAAATGCGTTGGCACGAGCTGTGGCGGATTCGGTGAGTGAGAAGCATGTCGGGATCAGGGAGCGAGTGAAGGCGCTGCGTGAAGCGGCATTGGAGACCGTCAGAGAGGGCGGAAGTTCAGTGAAGGAGTTGGACGGGTTGGTGGATCAAATCAACCAGCGTTAA
- the LOC133745783 gene encoding uncharacterized protein LOC133745783: MTELPMARETDDSSSPPSKRLKTLNPQIESQSDPNQPETPPETDDSPPERCAICFLDDGKAARGKIDCCDHYFCFLCIKEWANTESRCPMCRRRFNTIRRPPKVGVFVRERVVKVPVRDQGNKIGHVDAYEEVACNVCSSMADDHFMLLCDLCDGAAHTYCVGLGYTVPEGDWFCNDCIASRPDLANVNGGDDECGMIPTEAVPVPCVSVCDIVRESNSSAVERPIRITPNPNQCSVAPQVARPAKAPPRVASISAESAARTLDRCRNVQTRIHTLRENWNGFRSGALSFPASSSKLKASCSSSQEHKNGVMSHERSGQTESSSSPTRQQLENRDGCDPHDIDKAWKMLEKAKSKQCIQKKNSSGVQLLQFSKLPSSRTSASKEPNPCLDISGQPQSSSFTGCQQQQNQVGCGSRDIDKAWKMMDRVKLKQHVHENTSSALKLPSRKANASEEASNVNSSFDTMKSQQLGALNQGRPGMEKVYKGKERQSRVTTQEAVESILGISCSNSSPGLFIPPFPRNINRSASLQKNQAALGMVTEQNGSASSMMEGTSNSYCGKPELSTSSSGNLEEVCVESSRARKVDDEAKSEIQSLVKMNLKLLSKDQRIGIDAFKQIARAATHTVLAACGLEHHHKSAVHSFPSLVCCHTEQLQLPHKSNLMRKACRDCFYGFVKDVVSSILQNHDGFQRRHSSHKQKL; encoded by the exons atgaCTGAGCTCCCAATGGCGCGTGAAACAGACGACTCGTCCTCTCCCCCAAGCAAACgcctgaaaaccctaaatccccaaatcgaaTCCCAATCGGATCCAAATCAACCCGAAACCCCGCCGGAAACCGATGATTCACCGCCCGAACGCTGCGCTATTTGCTTCTTGGACGACGGCAAAGCCGCCCGAGGCAAAATCGACTGCTGCGACCACTACTTCTGCTTCTTGTGCATCAAAGAATGGGCCAACACCGAGTCACGGTGCCCAATGTGCCGGCGGCGGTTCAACACCATCCGTCGACCGCCGAAAGTCGGCGTCTTTGTCCGTGAGCGCGTCGTTAAGGTCCCGGTTCGAGATCAG GGGAATAAAATTGGGCATGTTGATGCTTATGAAGAAGTTGCGTGTAATGTGTGTAGCTCTATGGCAGATGATCATTTTATGTTGCTCTGTGATCTTTGCGATGGAGCGGCTCATACTTACTGTGTTGGGCTTGGTTATACTGTGCCTGAAGGTGATTGGTTTTGCAATGACTGCATTGCTTCTAGGCCTGATCTTGCTAATGTGAATGGTGGCGATGATGAATGTGGTATGATCCCAACAGAAGCTGTGCCTGTGCCTTGTGTCTCGGTATGTGATATTGTAAGAGAATCGAATAGCTCAGCTGTTGAAAGACCTATAAGAATCACTCCAAATCCAAATCAGTGTTCGGTTGCTCCTCAAGTTGCTAGGCCGGCAAAAGCGCCACCAAGGGTGGCCAGTATATCAGCTGAATCGGCTGCAAGAACATTGGATAGGTGTCGAAATGTGCAGACTCGCATACACACACTTCGTGAGAATTGGAATGGCTTCCGGAGTGGCGCATTGAGCTTCCCTGCCAGTTCATCGAAATTGAAAGCTAGCTGCAGCAGTAGTCAAGAACATAAAAATGGTGTAATGTCTCATGAAAGATCAGGCCAAACagaatcttcatcttctccaactcGTCAGCAACTAGAAAATCGAGATGGTTGTGACCCCCATGATATTGACAAGGCATGGAAAATGCTGGAAAAGGCAAAGTCAAAACAGTGTATACAGAAAAAGAACAGCAGTGGGGTTCAGTTGTTGCAGTTCTCGAAACTTCCTTCTAGCAGAACAAGTGCTTCGAAGGAACCAAATCCATGTCTTGATATATCAGGTCAACCACAATCCTCGTCTTTCACAGGTTGTCAGCAGCAGCAAAATCAAGTTGGTTGTGGTTCGCGTGATATTGACAAGGCATGGAAAATGATGGATAGGGTAAAGTTGAAACAACATGTTCACGAAAACACCAGCAGTGCCCTGAAGCTTCCTTCTAGAAAAGCAAATGCTTCAGAAGAAGCAAGTAATGTGAATTCAAGTTTCGATACAATGAAAAGCCAGCAACTTGGAGCTCTGAATCAGGGAAGACCGGGAATGGAGAAGGTGTACAAAGGTAAGGAAAGGCAGTCTAGGGTCACAACTCAGGAGGCTGTAGAGTCAATCCTGGGCATTTCATGTAGTAATTCTTCACCAGGATTATTTATACCTCCATTTCCTAGGAACATAAATAGGTCAGCTTCATTACAGAAAAATCAAGCTGCCCTAGGTATGGTTACTGAGCAAAACGGTTCTGCTTCTTCAATGATGGAAGGAACTTCAAATTCTTATTGTGGCAAACCTGAGCTCAGTACATCTTCTTCCGGAAACTTAGAAGAGGTCTGTGTGGAAAGCAGCAGAGCAAGAAAAGTTGACGATGAAGCCAAAAGTGAGATCCAGTCTCTTGTCAAGATGAACTTGAAGCTTTTAAGCAAAGACCAGCGCATAGGAATTGATGCATTTAAACAAATTGCAAGGGCTGCCACACATACCGTCTTGGCTGCATGTGGTTTAGAACATCATCACAAGTCCGCCGTGCATTCCTTCCCAAGCTTAGTATGCTGCCACACCGAGCAGCTTCAGCTGCCGCATAAATCAAATTTGATGCGTAAGGCCTGCCGAGATTGCTTTTATGGGTTTGTGAAAGATGTTGTCAGTTCGATTCTGCAAAATCATGATGGGTTCCAACGGCGGCATTCAAGTCACAAACAGAAATTATAG
- the LOC133745035 gene encoding putative F-box/kelch-repeat protein At1g12870: protein MGIGISKLASAISCFTSKQVRVPSSLAGNQDLVREILSKLPVKSLVRFRCVSKEWYALLNQEFILNINRNYLPNLCLLYGQNIVSGHHHHEFSLLGRKVDTLSRLEFTASVLDDSVEKIYIVGSSNGLVCLHFLGDRTKTKSIIVWNPVTEQYRKLPKPLSFEWDKLTEPLVGFGFIQDHGMNSTDYKVVRISRSKGDIRLGLIGYVTQVFTRSAKSWRVVKECNPSRYLFYKQSSITLNGVLYSLAWTRTGVNMAYSVFSFNLQDEVFHNIQLPQSSTISVGRLFVWNNLVAYSTWADHSCQYDVWVMTTESRDDTQMPTNWNWTKQVTIKPPIRWYYGPPSGVWNDQFIFYKGHTHSKRGSELYLYTYDLADQKERMLLGPETDYCCLQVVDYVESLVPV, encoded by the coding sequence ATGGGAATCGGAATAAGCAAACTAGCAAGTGCCATCTCTTGTTTTACCAGCAAACAAGTAAGAGTTCCATCTTCTTTGGCCGGGAATCAAGATCTCGTAAGAGAAATCCTCTCAAAATTACCTGTCAAATCTTTAGTTAGGTTTAGGTGCGTATCAAAAGAGTGGTATGCTCTCCTAAACCAAGAGTTTATTCTGAACATCAATCGAAATTACCTTCCCAATCTTTGTTTACTCTACGGTCAGAATATTGTAAGTGGACATCATCATCATGAGTTCTCATTGCTTGGCAGAAAAGTCGACACACTTTCGAGACTAGAGTTTACGGCATCTGTCCTCGATGATTCGGTTGAGAAGATATATATTGTGGGATCTAGTAATGGTTTAGTCTGCCTTCATTTTCTTGGAGATCGAACCAAAACGAAGTCAATCATCGTATGGAACCCAGTAACAGAGCAATACAGGAAACTTCCTAAGCCATTGTCTTTTGAGTGGGATAAGCTGACCGAACCACTTGTAGGTTTTGGGTTCATTCAGGACCATGGCATGAATAGTACCGATTACAAAGTGGTGAGGATTTCAAGAAGCAAAGGTGATATAAGACTTGGTTTAATTGGTTATGTAACCCAAGTCTTCACCCGAAGTGCAAAATCATGGAGAGTAGTTAAAGAGTGTAACCCATCACGTTATCTGTTTTATAAACAGTCTTCCATTACTTTGAATGGAGTGTTGTATTCCTTGGCATGGACTAGGACGGGCGTCAACATGGCATACAGCGTTTTCTCATTCAATCTGCAGGATGAGGTATTTCATAACATACAGTTACCGCAGTCTAGTACTATCAGTGTTGGAAGACTCTTTGTATGGAACAATTTGGTTGCCTATTCGACATGGGCTGATCATAGTTGCCAGTATGATGTTTGGGTGATGACAACAGAATCTAGAGATGATACACAAATGCCAACTAACTGGAATTGGACTAAACAAGTTACAATCAAACCTCCGATTAGATGGTATTATGGACCTCCCTCTGGAGTTTGGAATGATCAATTTATTTTTTACAAGGGCCATACTCACAGTAAACGAGGATCTGAACTATATCTGTATACGTATGACCTTGCAGATCAGAAAGAGAGGATGCTTTTAGGACCAGAAACTGATTACTGTTGCCTTCAAGTGGTAGATTACGTGGAGAGCCTAGTTCCGGTCTAA
- the LOC133707293 gene encoding protein WUSCHEL-like, with translation MEPRTLQLMELQTQQQIEDGGNNQAAGSSANTDFWRSRARWVPTPDQIRILRDLYYDKGVKTPTTEQIHEICLQLQQYGQVEGKNIYFWFQNVRAREKQMKRCNQAAQVPMGTSSPGTGGSIDLNFGSTGSTGAGGSIDINFGPAGGSIDINFGSTSSTGAGGSIDLNFGSTASTGGQSSMEQRGGVRQEFETLPLFPVHGEDVYGNPKTTSEEGSAYDYYFGGAGGYNRGSPVSLELSLNPSGATD, from the exons atggaaccacgaactctgcaactgatggagctacaaacccagcaacaaatcgaggatggaggaaacaaccaagcagccgggagtagtgccaacacagatttctggcgaagccgtgccaggtgggttcctactccagatcaaataaggatcctcagggatctttactacgacaagggagttaagaccccaactacagagcagattcacgagatctgtctccagctgcaacagtatggacaggttgagggcaagaacatttatttttggttccagaatgtcagggctcgagagaagcagatgaagaggtgcaatcaggctgctcaagtgcccatgggaactagttctcctggtactggtggatccattgatctcaattttgggtccactggttctactggtgctggtggatccatcgacatcaattttgggccagctggtggatccattgacatcaattttgggtccactagttctactggtgctggtggatccattgatctcaattttggttccactgcttctactg gaggacaatcttccatggaacaacgaggaggagttcgccaggagtttgaaactcttcctctgttccccgtgcacggcgaggacgtctatggtaacccgaagactacttccgaggaaggtagcgcatatgattactatttcggtggcgcaggcggttacaaccgtggatctccagtttctcttgagctcagcctcaacccatccggagctactgattag